One genomic segment of Flavobacteriaceae bacterium includes these proteins:
- a CDS encoding DUF2147 domain-containing protein produces MKNLRNVITLVLMTLFSITIYAQSESVVGEWVVGKQNTVIKIAQENEAYTGKIVSSNNEKAEIGKLMVKDVKQVEGQWKGKVYSPKRKKWYDTTFIPNKKELNIELSVGFFNKTITWVEK; encoded by the coding sequence ATGAAAAATTTAAGAAACGTAATTACATTAGTATTAATGACATTATTTAGCATCACTATTTATGCACAATCAGAAAGTGTAGTTGGAGAATGGGTTGTTGGAAAACAAAACACCGTTATTAAAATAGCACAAGAAAATGAAGCCTATACAGGAAAGATAGTTTCATCTAACAATGAAAAAGCTGAAATAGGGAAATTAATGGTTAAAGATGTAAAACAGGTAGAAGGGCAATGGAAAGGCAAAGTATATTCTCCAAAACGTAAGAAATGGTACGACACAACATTTATTCCAAATAAAAAGGAATTGAATATTGAATTATCCGTTGGATTTTTTAACAAAACCATTACTTGGGTTGAGAAATAA
- a CDS encoding ATP-binding cassette domain-containing protein produces the protein MLLGKEVSPENAAKFCREYGLNKFIKEFPQGYATILGEEGINLSGGQKQIIALARVLYKQPQLLILDEATSAMDRKTEKFSIDLISGLKQKMGILFISHRLETLKKYADTIYVLENGTITNSGNHQQLLKTPNFYSEYWGSINTD, from the coding sequence ATCTTATTAGGTAAAGAAGTTTCACCTGAAAATGCGGCTAAATTCTGCCGGGAATATGGATTAAATAAATTTATCAAAGAATTCCCACAAGGGTATGCCACAATTTTAGGTGAAGAAGGAATTAATTTATCAGGTGGGCAAAAACAGATCATTGCTCTTGCAAGAGTATTATACAAACAACCGCAACTACTTATTTTAGATGAGGCTACTTCTGCTATGGATAGAAAAACAGAGAAGTTTAGTATTGATCTTATTTCTGGGTTAAAACAGAAGATGGGAATTTTATTTATTTCTCATCGCCTGGAAACACTAAAAAAATATGCTGATACAATTTATGTTTTAGAAAATGGCACTATAACTAACAGCGGAAATCATCAGCAACTCTTGAAGACTCCTAATTTTTACAGTGAATATTGGGGTTCTATTAACACCGATTAA
- a CDS encoding helix-turn-helix domain-containing protein, with protein sequence MDLISVCFALYREKREEFETEYDTFKLGVLIRQAREEKGLTQDQLAELAGTNKSYISKLERNLKDIRFSTLQRIINEGLGAHLDISIRFE encoded by the coding sequence ATTGATTTGATTAGTGTTTGTTTTGCTTTATATCGGGAAAAACGCGAAGAATTTGAAACGGAATATGACACTTTTAAACTCGGAGTTTTGATTCGGCAAGCAAGAGAAGAAAAAGGGCTTACCCAAGATCAGTTGGCTGAATTGGCAGGAACAAATAAATCTTACATCTCAAAGTTGGAAAGGAACTTAAAGGACATCCGTTTTTCAACTTTGCAGCGAATTATAAACGAAGGGCTGGGTGCGCACCTGGATATATCTATCAGGTTTGAATAA
- a CDS encoding transposase, whose amino-acid sequence MKTNEIIGIDVSKLLIDVCIYSKQIVQQFENSKSGFKLMLKWSFKNSSFSKEETMFVFEHTGMYSHLLSVSLTEQKLSFFIASGLEIKRSIGIARGKDDQIDAKRIALYGYRLKEELKPSKLPKRSILQLKSLLSLRTKLNKQRAGFKVTLKEQKRIYKAKEYKIIFDVQQKMIAELTKQIHKINTQMQAIIDQNIMLKETYKLVTSVKGIGMQTAIMMIVFTDNFSKFENWRKFASYCGVAPFPYQSGTSIKGRTKVSHLANKKLKAIINMCAISAIQHNPEMKLYYHKRIKQGKSKMSTVNIIRNKLIARVFAVVKRQTPYVDTFKFAA is encoded by the coding sequence ATGAAAACAAATGAAATTATCGGAATCGATGTCAGTAAATTATTAATTGATGTTTGTATCTATTCTAAACAAATTGTTCAACAGTTTGAGAACAGTAAATCTGGATTTAAATTAATGCTAAAGTGGAGTTTTAAAAATTCGTCTTTCTCTAAAGAAGAAACCATGTTTGTATTTGAACATACAGGAATGTACTCTCATTTATTATCTGTGTCTTTAACTGAACAAAAATTATCTTTTTTCATAGCTTCTGGTTTAGAAATTAAAAGATCTATTGGTATTGCTCGTGGAAAGGATGACCAAATTGATGCCAAACGCATTGCTCTATATGGGTATCGATTAAAAGAAGAACTTAAACCCAGTAAGCTACCTAAAAGAAGTATATTACAACTAAAAAGTCTCTTATCTTTAAGGACAAAACTTAACAAACAAAGAGCTGGTTTTAAAGTTACTTTGAAAGAACAAAAAAGAATTTATAAAGCAAAAGAGTATAAAATAATCTTTGACGTTCAACAAAAAATGATTGCAGAACTAACCAAACAAATACACAAGATTAATACTCAAATGCAAGCTATTATTGACCAAAATATAATGTTAAAAGAAACCTATAAACTTGTTACTAGTGTTAAAGGTATAGGAATGCAAACTGCTATAATGATGATTGTGTTTACTGACAATTTTTCAAAATTTGAAAACTGGAGAAAGTTTGCCTCTTATTGTGGTGTTGCTCCTTTTCCTTACCAATCTGGAACTAGTATTAAAGGACGTACAAAAGTCTCTCATTTGGCTAATAAAAAATTGAAAGCAATTATTAATATGTGCGCTATTTCTGCTATACAACATAACCCAGAAATGAAATTATACTATCATAAAAGAATAAAACAAGGCAAAAGTAAAATGAGTACCGTTAACATTATTAGAAACAAATTAATAGCAAGAGTGTTTGCCGTTGTCAAACGACAAACACCCTATGTAGATACTTTTAAATTTGCTGCATAA
- a CDS encoding geranylgeranyl reductase family protein translates to MKYFDVAIIGSGPSGASTAFHLAKNGVSTVIIEKETLPRYKTCGGGFVYRGRKALPFDISSVVEREFYKVDIYLGKKLHFKTEREQPIITMIMRDAFDKLMTEKATALGVVLLEDNKLKAITHQNDKITITTSKQTITSKFVIAADGALSPTAKLAGWKTDTRFLIPALEYEVQVSDENFDLFSKEVRFDMDAIPYGYAWSFPKKNHLSVGIASARRAKINLKKYYQEYLASIGLTAILSESQHGFQIPVTSRTDGFVKNNVFLTGDAAGFADPVFYDKNK, encoded by the coding sequence ATGAAATACTTTGATGTCGCTATTATCGGGAGTGGCCCTTCGGGAGCTAGTACAGCATTTCATCTGGCTAAAAATGGCGTTTCTACCGTCATTATTGAAAAGGAAACGCTACCTCGTTATAAAACATGCGGCGGAGGTTTTGTATACAGAGGACGTAAAGCATTGCCTTTTGATATTTCTTCCGTTGTGGAAAGAGAATTTTACAAGGTAGATATCTACTTAGGTAAAAAGTTGCACTTTAAAACAGAAAGAGAACAACCTATCATTACGATGATTATGCGAGATGCATTTGACAAGCTCATGACAGAAAAAGCAACAGCATTAGGTGTGGTATTATTAGAAGATAACAAATTAAAAGCCATAACACATCAAAATGATAAAATTACGATAACTACCTCCAAACAAACGATCACTTCAAAATTTGTGATTGCGGCAGACGGAGCACTAAGTCCTACTGCTAAATTGGCCGGATGGAAAACAGATACACGCTTTTTAATTCCTGCTTTGGAATATGAAGTACAGGTTTCCGATGAAAACTTTGACCTTTTTTCTAAAGAAGTTCGTTTTGACATGGATGCTATTCCTTATGGATATGCATGGAGTTTCCCTAAAAAAAATCACCTGTCAGTTGGAATTGCATCTGCAAGAAGGGCAAAAATAAATTTAAAAAAATACTATCAGGAGTATCTGGCAAGTATCGGTTTGACAGCCATCCTTAGTGAATCACAACACGGGTTTCAAATTCCCGTAACATCAAGGACGGATGGCTTTGTAAAAAACAATGTTTTTCTGACAGGAGATGCTGCCGGTTTTGCAGACCCCGTATTCTATGATAAAAACAAGTAA
- the recF gene encoding DNA replication and repair protein RecF (All proteins in this family for which functions are known are DNA-binding proteins that assist the filamentation of RecA onto DNA for the initiation of recombination or recombinational repair.), which translates to MHLQKLSILNFKNITDKTFNFHEKINCFTGDNGIGKTNVLDAIYYLSFTKSYFNPVAVQNIKHGESFFVLNGDYVLQDRTEKIVCSLKKGQKKVLKRNGKIYDKLSEHIGRLPLVMISPADSNLIVEGSDVRRKFIDSVISMLDKEYLRDLISYNRIIIQRNALLKYFRANRTFDALNLKVYDGQLPVFGTKIFKKRKVFLMQFSPIFNAKYQMISGNKEQVNLHYKSHLHEGSMEKLLEQSIERDRMLQYTGVGIHKDDLSFDIGNHPIKKFGSQGQQKSYLIALKLAQFEFLKQKSKIVPILLLDDIFDKLDEKRVAQVIDLVHDDVFGQIFITDTHRERTEKAVKNSNNSYKIFDF; encoded by the coding sequence ATGCACTTGCAAAAACTCTCAATACTGAATTTTAAGAACATAACTGATAAAACATTTAACTTTCATGAGAAGATTAATTGTTTTACAGGCGATAATGGTATTGGAAAAACAAATGTATTAGATGCCATTTACTATTTATCCTTTACAAAAAGTTATTTTAATCCTGTAGCTGTCCAAAACATAAAACACGGGGAATCTTTTTTTGTATTGAACGGAGATTATGTTTTACAAGACAGGACAGAAAAAATAGTATGCAGTTTAAAAAAAGGACAGAAGAAAGTTTTAAAAAGGAATGGAAAAATATATGACAAGCTCTCCGAACATATCGGTCGGTTGCCACTGGTGATGATCTCACCTGCAGATAGTAATTTAATTGTTGAAGGAAGTGATGTCAGGAGAAAATTTATAGACAGCGTTATTTCCATGTTGGATAAAGAATATTTAAGAGATTTGATTTCTTATAATAGGATCATTATACAGCGAAATGCATTGTTAAAGTACTTTAGAGCCAACAGAACCTTCGATGCGTTAAATTTGAAAGTATATGACGGGCAATTGCCCGTTTTTGGGACTAAAATTTTCAAAAAAAGAAAAGTATTTTTGATGCAATTCTCGCCCATTTTTAATGCCAAATACCAAATGATTTCCGGGAATAAAGAGCAAGTGAATTTACATTATAAAAGTCATTTACACGAAGGTTCTATGGAAAAATTACTGGAACAATCCATAGAAAGAGATCGAATGTTGCAATATACCGGTGTGGGAATTCACAAAGATGATTTGAGTTTTGATATAGGGAATCACCCTATTAAGAAATTTGGCTCTCAGGGGCAGCAAAAATCGTATTTAATTGCGTTAAAATTAGCACAGTTTGAGTTTCTGAAACAAAAATCCAAGATAGTACCGATTTTACTGTTAGATGATATTTTTGATAAATTAGATGAAAAGAGAGTAGCACAGGTCATAGATTTGGTTCATGATGATGTTTTCGGACAGATTTTTATTACTGATACGCATAGAGAAAGAACTGAAAAGGCAGTTAAAAATAGCAATAATTCGTATAAAATATTTGACTTTTAA
- a CDS encoding tetratricopeptide repeat protein, with amino-acid sequence MATYKKKGAKPKWKQGQQAKGTGGATAEVFNTLDETASKSEQWIEKNSKPLFYGLIVVATVILGFLGYNKYIVEPAEIEASNDLAFPKKYYDEAATTSIARDSLLNLALEGAEGKYGFLDIAAVHSGTKAGNLANYYAGLSYLQLKDYKEAINYLENFSANDEMLGAVALGAIGDAFADIDQMEDALYYYEKAATKKDNEYTAPLFLFKAGTIAMNEKQFGKALDLFTQIKEKYPNSNQGKDIDKYISMVTYVQ; translated from the coding sequence ATGGCAACATACAAAAAGAAAGGAGCCAAACCTAAATGGAAACAAGGACAGCAGGCAAAAGGTACAGGTGGCGCTACCGCCGAAGTTTTTAACACATTGGATGAGACGGCTTCAAAATCGGAACAGTGGATCGAAAAAAATAGCAAACCTCTGTTTTACGGGTTAATCGTGGTTGCTACCGTCATTCTGGGGTTTTTAGGATACAATAAATATATTGTTGAGCCTGCGGAAATAGAAGCGTCTAATGACCTGGCATTTCCGAAAAAATATTATGATGAAGCTGCTACTACAAGTATCGCCAGAGATTCTCTTTTAAACCTCGCTTTGGAAGGTGCCGAAGGCAAATATGGTTTTTTAGATATAGCCGCCGTACATAGTGGTACAAAAGCAGGAAATTTGGCAAATTACTATGCCGGGTTGTCTTATTTACAATTAAAAGACTACAAAGAAGCCATCAATTATTTGGAAAATTTTTCCGCAAATGATGAAATGTTAGGAGCTGTTGCTTTAGGTGCCATTGGTGATGCTTTTGCCGATATAGATCAAATGGAAGATGCATTGTATTATTACGAAAAAGCAGCTACTAAAAAAGACAACGAATATACGGCTCCGTTGTTCTTATTTAAAGCCGGTACCATTGCTATGAACGAAAAGCAATTTGGCAAAGCATTGGATCTGTTCACTCAAATTAAGGAAAAATACCCTAATTCCAACCAGGGTAAAGATATTGATAAGTACATTAGTATGGTTACCTATGTTCAATAA
- a CDS encoding 6,7-dimethyl-8-ribityllumazine synthase: MATENLSHYDKATVPDATPFRFGIVVSEWNPEITSNLHKGAIATLLDCGAKKEHIISRTVPGSFELVYGCKKMIDSQNVDAVLAIGSVIQGETKHFDFVCNGVTQGIVDLNIKYDVPVIFCVLTDQTKQQAIDRSGGKLGNKGIECAIAAVKMAALRQI; the protein is encoded by the coding sequence ATGGCTACCGAGAACTTATCACACTATGATAAAGCAACCGTACCGGACGCGACACCTTTTCGATTTGGAATTGTGGTTTCCGAGTGGAACCCGGAAATTACTTCGAACCTTCATAAAGGAGCTATAGCAACATTGCTGGATTGTGGTGCAAAAAAAGAACATATCATCTCCCGGACCGTGCCCGGAAGTTTTGAGCTGGTCTACGGCTGCAAAAAAATGATCGATTCTCAAAATGTAGATGCCGTTCTGGCAATAGGTAGTGTCATACAAGGCGAAACAAAGCACTTTGATTTTGTTTGTAACGGGGTTACACAAGGAATTGTTGATTTGAATATAAAATATGATGTTCCCGTTATTTTTTGTGTCTTGACAGATCAAACAAAACAGCAAGCTATTGACAGATCGGGAGGGAAACTTGGAAATAAAGGAATTGAATGTGCCATAGCCGCTGTAAAAATGGCAGCATTAAGACAGATTTAA
- a CDS encoding riboflavin synthase subunit beta: MAIFKNKIRKFEYKPRYYKGEGSPYAIEHKFDKYRTTLNNKGLKAKFTNAIEELKNSKGKGINKTILIIASILVLYFLYIIDFDLSIFFTSSK, translated from the coding sequence ATGGCAATATTTAAGAATAAAATAAGGAAATTTGAATATAAACCCAGGTATTATAAGGGAGAAGGAAGTCCCTATGCAATAGAACATAAATTTGATAAATATAGAACCACCCTTAATAACAAAGGACTCAAAGCAAAATTTACCAATGCTATTGAAGAGCTTAAAAACTCAAAAGGGAAAGGTATAAATAAGACCATACTTATAATTGCTAGTATTCTCGTTTTATATTTTTTATATATTATAGATTTTGACTTGTCAATATTTTTTACCTCCAGTAAATAA